In the genome of Impatiens glandulifera chromosome 6, dImpGla2.1, whole genome shotgun sequence, the window CTTTATTCCAGTCATGATTAAGTTGTGTCAATTATTGTAGCCATATACAAGCTTCAAGTCCACCATAGAATAAATTCTCATAGCAACCTATCATGCTGCCCACTAAGAAGTGTTTCAGGAACAGATTTGGACATTTCTGCTTACATCATCACAAAACAACAAATagactttttttcttctttccaAGCACTAGAAGATTGGAATCTAAACATATATCTCTCTTTTCAGGCTCAAAACCTAATAACAAAGGACCTGATTCAATTCATACAAGTACCAAGTAGTCTAACTTTTCTGACAACTATTTCCTAAAAAAACCTTTAACAGATGAATGTTGTGAAAGAACTCAAATTTTGTACTTGTTCTTCATCATGAGCATCAGAAGTATGAAGTATCTACATGAAAGGTGCCTAAGCACTCAGATTAGTTGGTATCTACTAACACAAGAGATACAGAGTGTTTAGTTGAAATGCCACACATACTTTTTCCAACCCATGCCCTACAGAACAGAAGAATTATGTtccaatgttcacaaaaatgtAAGCATTCTATATTTTCATATAACCAAGAATGAAGAAGAGGAATGATAGACACCTGAAATGTGTCACTTATTTTTGCAAATTTGAGGTCATCCTCCAGCTCACCTCCAGCTGAAATTCTCCGTCTTAGGCCATCGACCCTAGTAAGAAATATTTCTAGGTACTGCAATGAAAAGTTTAAGTGAATGGAATCATCATCATGTTACTCAGTAATAGAGGAGCAAGAACAGCCAAAAATTGGATAACGAAAAACGTCACATTTGATTACAATCTAAGAATATTAATAACACCTCCCTTGATGCATGGATATTAATAACACCTTGATGCATGGATAGATTTTTTGAGATATTAAAACAAATGAAGTTGAGTTGGGGCTGAAGCAACCAAAGCTCATGACATGTATACAGTCCTTTCAAATGGCAGACATCAATTTCCAAAAAGGTTGAATTCCCCAACTCCACATCTATGATTTGAGATTTCCCTAAAATCATGCTATAACAGATGCAACATAGACAGGCTAGGAGGATGCATGAGATTGGTCCTCTTCCGACCCTTAACTGGTGAAGACCTCATTTActagtttttaaaaatcatcCCAAAATCCTAACAGTATTACAATTTCTGAATTGGAAACCCAACAAAAAGGAACTGAGACTTGTCTGTGAGAATCTTCTAGAACAGTTATCAATATTTCTATTCACAAACAATTAAGTATGAACTAAACACATGTTATATAGATGTAACAGAAACTGCATCATGCAAAGACAGTAGATACAGATGGGTAATGGTTTTAAAACAGAAGAATTGGCACACCTCATCTGCAGTTGAAAATGTGCACAGGAGAGACTTCTCAAAGACCTGACAATTGAGAAATTGTGTGAGTTGAACATCACAAATATTAGATAACAGAAACAAACATCAGGGATGAAagtaaatcataataaaataaccATGGTTATCTTTTTAGTATCTAATAAGAACTTTATTTTACTTGAGCTTTTTACTACATGGGTCTAATCCCTGGAGAAGACTAGCACAATATCCCACCGCCATGACCCCCCACAAAATAAAGGTACTCTTAGTGGGAATTGATGATTGTTCAACTAAAGActggaaacaaaaaaaatggaaaGTCCTAGATCAAAACTTTAACCAAATTGACAAACTGCAATTGATAGGACGATAACCCTGGACATCTTGTGAGGACTAGTTTACTGTTTTAATGCGGATTTCTTCAGATACCTAGAGCATTTAAAAGATGTATAACAAGACGAAACAATAACATGAAGCAGACATGTTCCTTCAAAAAACAACATACACTAGATATCTCTTTTTCGGAGGCACGAGCACGTTCAAGAGAGATTAAATATCGAACCCATAGATCTCCTACCCAAGGACAATTCTTTGTGGCTCTAGAGTAAACATCTCTGACAATAGCAGCACCCTGAAATAAATACAGGGGTTATAACTAAGACTATAATTATTACAGCAATGACAAACAAGTAATAAATCAACCTTCAAGGTTCTGTCCAGATACCCAGTATAATCAACCCAGAGAGTAGTAGATATAGGGAAATCCATTATAGCACGTTCATATAGGGCTTGAACACGTATAGGGTCTCCACAAGACTGTTCAAATTTCAGATAGTCCTGAAACAATGAAACTCAGTTATCATTACAGAATATTAGGATAGCAATACAAGCTTAAGACATTTTTTTCCATCACAATGAGCAAGACAAGTGGCATCCATGAAAGGCCAATAAGTATAAACAAGAGGAATGCAATGACACGAGAAGATGACAACATAAATTCACAAGCATATAACatgataatgaaatatatataaacatgatgCATTGAAACACTTGAAGAAAATTGGCAGGGTGTCCATTATGAAACAAACCATGTAGCCTTGAAGTCTTTCCACATCAGTCTCTTCTTTTCCAGATATACTATCCTCAAAATGCATGCGTGCATTTACTACATCCATTGACTTCTGATATGAAGAAGCAACGTCAGGAGACACTCCTTCCAAACTGTCTGAGTCAGCATCAAGAGCATTCCCTTGTTGCACTAGCCAACTTTTGTAAGCCAGAAGTGTTGATTTTAGACCAGAATGTGGAACAGACATCTGCCTATGGAATAGGCTTTGCACACGATGCAATTGCTTTTCTCTTGCCTGCAAAAGCAACCAGCGTACATTCGTATCAAATCCAACTTGACCTAAGAATTATAAAGCTTCATGAAGTGAAGATTGGTTTAGAAAGAGATAGGAAATTGTAAAAGCAAATAAATTCTCAATGTGAATCCACAAGTATTAACATCCAAATAAAACTTTTCATTACTTCTGATCTGGTAAAGAGCAACAATGGAAACATCTTCTTGAGCTGAAATGACAAGTACTTACAAATGATGTTCTTATAAAGACACAAGTATTAAATACAGATGTGTACTACCTGATCACGGCCTTCATGGAAGAGTAAAGACATACAATTTCATTTGTTCAGTTTCAGGgataaaataagagaaaaagtATTTCATTGAAATTAGAATGGTTTATTCTCTGCAATATAGAATTGCTTTCTTTCTTGCTTGTGTCTAGCCGGAACTGAATCTTATAGCATAAAAGTGCTGAATTTTCTCAGCAACTGATGGTTATACCATCTCCTAAAAACAAGCCAATCCAATCCTTTAACCTAACATCCATCTCTGAAGAGTTATAACTCTAAAGTCATCAATATGACACTCGTGTggataaaatttgtcaaaaagtATGAGCAATCTGCTAAGAAACTATTATTTCCCTTCCACACAAGTAAACAACAATCTCCAACAAAATGCAATTAAGGCCGCAGCAGAATCTGAGTTTTATAAATCAGAAAACAGGTAATCTTAGCTTCCTATTTATTGCCAGTACTATACTCACCAACTGAAATCTAACAAATCTCAACATTGTGTATACTAGAAAATGGGAAAATATGAGAAATAGAACTCCTAATTGCTTAGAGAGTTTGATATTGCAAAACAATGCCGTATTGTCATATTCAGTTGAAATTGTCAAACTAATTTGTGTGTAAAGTGATAGAGTAGCGGTAACTACCTACCTAGTATTGGTAGCTACTTAATCGTGGTAACTACTCATTAGAATTTAGTGTATAAATATACTTGCATATTTCATTATCAATACATTAATCCCTCTCAAaatctctctctaaaaactcaCATTAAAATTCCAAATCCCATTTGAAACctaagaaaaatatcaaaagtGCATGGATCAGAGTCTGGTTCTCACCTCAATATCCGTCTCATCAAGGGTGTAGACAATGGCCTGTTCAAAGTCTCTGTAAGCTTCCCAAATTTTGCTACCTTCAGTCATATGGAGACCAGCAGCAACAAGAGCACGCTCAAACAGATTCCGTGTTTTCGAAACGCCAGAAGGTGAACATTCACGGACTGTAGGATCATGCTCTTGAACGAACTCTAAATAGTCGCACCATAAAGGTACAGACTGCACACACCATAAGCAAGACAGCTTATTATATTCTAGAATATGCAAGTCATAGTAATAAAAGCAAATCATCCTTCTACTATACATGTTAAGAATATGCAGAGTAAAATTGTTCTACAAAGAACATGAACGTGGCTGCAATATACTATCACCTTAAACATGCATAACAGTAAAGGGCCTTAAATGATTTCAAGTAGTAAAAAATACCAAAAGAATAACTACCTGTATATTTGAgcagaaaaaaaggaaaaagaactAACCGGATAGTCAAAGATGCCACGCTCATAAAGCTTCTCAATTGCCAAGAAGGCTTCAGATCTACAATAAGAGAAAACAACAGAAacaaaagtttttttatatttcacaCATAATTGTAAGAACCATACAAACCCACTTCTAGCTCCAATATATACATACTGGTGATATAGATTATGGATGTAAAATATGATCAATATCATCTTTGTGTTAAACAAGAAAATTATTACATGATCTTGGAGGCAATAGACCCTAATATCTAGAGCTCGCAGTAcctttcaaatcaaataattgtgAATGATTTCAATAGACCCAAACAAGTATACTACATAATATATGGAGACGTAATGTGGAAAGCAACTATAGTTATGCTCAATAAACTACTATTGAAAACTATCTAGGATgtatattatcaaatattttgcGCATAACCACTCGTAATCTAACAAGTGCAAGTGCTCAAACAATTAAGAATATATGAACAAGAATTGCACATAAAACAGACAGGCAGAACATAGGAACATAAAAAACATTTGTAAGTGTCATTTCTTATAAGAAATTACCCAGAGTTCATAGTTATCTCGTCCCTAGCCCACTCCTGCCACATAGCAGGAGTCAACGGAAACAGTTGGCTCATTGTCTGTCTAGCTATTCCAAGTTTAACAATATCCTCAATCTTCCTCAGTGCTTTAATGTACTGAGAACACAGTAAGGGGACGATGAGAAGAAGCATAAAAACAAtcataagaagaagaagaagatagggAAGGGAAGGGAAGGGAAGGAAATGAAAGAGTACTTGAACATGTGCGTCGTAGTTGGCAGGGTTACTTGATAGTTCACTTTCTAGTGTACTTATCTGGAGATTGAGATCTTCATCGGCGACTTGATCATCATCTGACGCCGAATCAGTATCGGAAGAACTCGAAGCATTTTGATCTTCAGGCAATGATTGCTTATCAGCATCATTCATTTCTTCGTCAGTAGACTGGTTGACAGTGTTTTGTTCTAGGGTTTCGTCCATCGTTGAAGCTGTTGCTAGAAAAAAGTAAACGGTTCAGTGAGAGGATATGAGCTCACAGTCTCACAGAAGCCGATTTGCACACAACTTCCCTTTGAAAGCTTTGTTCCTGCTGCAATGGCGGATAAAAGAAAAGGCTTGCTCTCTCTGTCTGGATCGTTGTGGATTTTGGAACGAAAAGGAAATGCCAAAAAAAAGCCATAGCGGAGCTTCAACTTTCATGAAGAATTCAGATAGATCCTCAAACTCCTATTTTCTAACTGTTTTGCTATGAATACTTATATAAAGAAGTATAACAAAAATGAAAGAcatgatttatataaatttatcactattttgacaaataattttatttataatttatattattaaacttttatataaaataataattttttattatttaattttttcaattatttcttaGGTTATCGATGTTAGGAGGTGGTGCATTTCGCTTCAATCAACCTTCTCGAGGATAATCTTATAAGAACAGTGAAGTGGATTTCGTTCTGAATCGAAACAATGGAGAATAATCGCTCAACCCTTTGTCTATGAAATGCGTAAACCTGGCGCTGAACTCCTCCGAAGAAAAGAGAGATGTGGATTGATTGTATTTATAGTGTTTTTATATGTACCTCGTAAGATATTTGTGTGTCCTCGTATGATATTCGTATCCGTTACTTGTTAGGcagttattaattttatttatttttttaactctgatgacttatttgaaattataacttttattgataaatttatttataatttattattatttaattttttttattattttttaaattagtgatGTTAGGAGGCGGTGGATTTTGCTCCTATCAACCTTTCGTCTTGAGGATAATCTTAGAAGGACGGTGGAGTGAATTTCGCTCATAATTGAAATAGTGGAGAATTATCGCTCCAATTAATCCTTCGTCTCTGAAGTGCGTAAACCTAGCGTAGTGCGGATTGATTGTATTTATAGTGTTTTTGCGGATTGATTGTATTTATAGTGTTTTTATATAGGTCATATAGGATATTCGTGTGTCCGTTATTCGGTTGAcggttattattattttttttaactctatttactcatttgaaattatattttttattgataaatttatttataatttgtattattaaacttttatataaaataataatttattattatttaaaattttctatttatttcttAGAATATTGATGTTAAGACTTAAGAGCAGTGTCAGCCATGAGTTTTGAACTGCTCCAACCCTTCtcgataaaataaaaaaagtaaatatttttttttttttgccatAGGACTAGTTTAAAAGAATGATTTTTAGtgagatttgaactcataaccaaatacaaaatttatatttttatttttaacaattaagCTACAACAacttatgtttaaaattacaataaatttatttaaatatctaactaattttaataaatagacTGTCCTAACCTAAGACTTGCTAGGCTTACCCAGAGCCGACCCTATTTAAGAGGCGGTGAATTTCGCTCCTATCAACCCTTTGTCTTGAagataattttagaaaaacggTGGAGTGAATTTTGCTCCAAATCAAAACAGTGGAGAATCATCGCTCCGATAAACCTTTCGTCGAAGTTCTTAAACCTGGCGCATAGCTTCCTCCGAATAAAAGAGATATATGAATTGATTGTATTTATAGTGTTTTTATATGGACATAGTATAAtgtaaattcaattattttatttaagtacacttaataaattcaattgtgtttaattttaaaccgcattttaatataattttcagttaactaatataaaatttaaacaaaataaaataaattttatttttgaaatacgAACCGTTGTTAATACATATATAGCATTATAATTTATAGCAAACAAAATACATTCACCAATCCAAAAACAAGACCAAACAATACAAGAAAACAAGAACAGAGAGCATCAATGCATCATCATCACAATATCTCAAAACatagaaagaaatcaaaacctTATTTCTTCTTCAAATCACCATCTTTACTAGCTTTAACAACCTCtccggcgccggcgccggcCAATCCTTCATCAACAATATCAATAACCTTcatctgtttcttcttctcctctgcTAACTTCGGCACAGTAATCTTCAAAACCCCATTTTCCAAATTCGCTTTCACTCCATCCAAATCCGCATTCCCCGGCAACCGGAACTGTCTCCAAAACTTCCCATTAGTTCTCTCCGCCCTATGCCATTTCTCTCCTTCAACTTCTTCTCCGGCAGCCTTTCTCTCGCCACTGATTCTCAACACTCTGTTTTCTTCAACCTCAATTTTCACATCTTCTTTAGTCAATCCAGGGATGTCTAGATTTATCAGATGGGCACTTGGGGTTTCTTTCCAATCACATCTAGCTAATAAGGTTAAGGGTTGATCTGATCCCTTAGGGATTGTTAGAGGGATTTGTTCGAGGATTCGAAATGGGTCGTCGGAGAATTGGGTGGGAAGTGTGTATGGAAAAAGGGCTTTGGTTTGGATGGAGAGTAGATGAAGGATGGTTATTGCTGTTAGAAGCTTAGGAAATGAAATTGCCATTTTTGTTGAGTAAATTGAAAGAAAGATTGAAGCTTGATTGTGTTTTGTTGGTGAAAATGGAGATTCAATATTTGGGTATTTATAGATTTGGAGGAGAAAGAGAAATGGAGTTTTCTGGAGAATGCTAGTATTTGCATGGAGTTTGATTGGATTGTGAATGAAGGAAACTAGAATATGAATGTGAAATCTACAAGGTTCTAGAGAAGGTGACAGTTATGTGTGACGTggcaattaaaatatatagaaccaataataattgaaaaaaaaaatgtaaaattgttATGGTAGGgttctaattaaatttaatttctttgattattttaaattttataatagagTTATTTATCAAGATTTGGTTTCCAGtaagattaatttattatctatgtgttatttataaataaataaatgattcaTGAAACTAATTAACTATTGAATTTCAGCGAATTGACAGTTTTATTATCTATTCTCTTAATTTTGATAGTAAAAAACtctttatttcattaaaactaGGTAGACtctttatttcattaaaactaGGTAGTTAAATTTGtgatatttatcttttatttatttataaatgttacatATAATAAGTTAATCGCGTCTATAACCgttgaaatgaaaagaaaatatttaaaatctcaaTCGTACTTAATAAATATCTTCCATTCATAAATATCTTCGAGGTTATAATTGGAAGTTAGAATTCGGCTTTTCAGAAATTGAGGAACTGAAGTTTGTttgaaccattttttttttcaaaataaatgtgAATTAAGACCTTATTTGATTTAGGATGATTTGAATAAgtgattattaataatttttatttaaattattaagagtataaatatatatatatatatatatatatatatggataataatttttctttctaaatgatTGAACTAATTAGTTATTAACCATTTAATTATGAATATCCTCTATATAACAATTATTCATTATTGTCGACAagtatttatgaattatttgaattatatatttttttatcaaaacaaaaatttacCTTGATTGCGTTAACTTATGTAGAACTAAATGTATGTGTaacttttcacatattttttattttaaaattcaatgaaatattaaaaaaaatatcatccattttttattttcacaatttcaaatataattgtaataaaatacaaattctCACATAGTTAACTTAACACTAAtcaatcaattattaattttaatgattaagAATTCAATTGTTGTTGGTAAATGATTATcttctataattattttatttaaattgtttgcATGACTGAAATTAAatcttagaaaaataaataaattggaaaGGAAATATTGAAGTAATCTCTAGGTTCCAaaatgaaaagaaggaacaaaaGAGCTTAATGAAAACACATTTTCTTTATGGTTGTTAGAACTTGGAAGATTGCAAACTAAGCCCATACAATTTAAACAATCACAGCATTGTCAAATGTCAATTAATACAGTTTTTGCGAAATTTAAACAATCAACGCAAAGCTAGAAAAGGAATCAGAACTCGAGCTAAATCCCAGAACTTATCTTAAAGCTGCTTATTTAGCGAAACCTAATTCGCAAAAAGCAATGAATCAGTCAATCAGCATTTAGTTACCTCAGATGTTAACTATGTCTTTGAACTTTAATATGCAATCCAATGCACTCTCAAATTGGCTCTCTTCCAGAGCATATGTGAATCGACAATACCCGGGAGCTCCTGTCCATTTACCACTGTAAATGCATAATCCCGTAGACTTTAGCATTGCTTCTCGAATATTTGAGTCATCATCCAGATTGGATTCAAAAGAATTGGTCATGTCATCTCCTCCTCCATTAAGCTTAATAGTCTTGCCCAAGTACACAGATGGTTTAGCCAACATTGAAATTCCACCATGTGACTCGATCACATCCCACCCGCATTTCTCAAGAGTCTAGATTATTGACACACATAACAAATATATGCATAAGAAAGTCATCATAAAACATTGAATTGTTTGATGAAAGGTTGTTTGGATATAATCcaagagtttgtttgatattgttttagtttttaatgAAACAAGCTATGAAATGTGCTTACCTCCTTCAAACGCTTGGACCTGATTTTAAGAAGCTGCTTTTGTTCTTCAACAGAAGTCATGAAAACACTCGATTTCTGCCCCCTAAGTTCCAAAAGCTTCTTGGCGGAATATTTAAGAGTCTTGTGGGGTTTGCTTAACCCTGATAAGCTGTGAAATTCATCAATCAAGTCAGGCTCGCCTAGAACCAGAAATCCAAATGTGAGCCCTCCAGTAAGTGTCTTCAATGACAGCTCTCCCAGTAGAAAAGTGCAGAAAGATGGTTTGCTAGATTCATGcagtttatttaaaatgttagtCAAATCCCATGCATCCGAGTTCTTAGCATCGAACTCAAGTCCCGAGAAAGAAGTGTCAATTATAACCCTGGCTCCAATTTTGGCACACACTGACAAAATTATTTCCAACTCTTCGTTGCTGTAAATCAAGCCGGTTGGGTTGATTGTTGGACCACACAGATACAACCACGGTTTGTTCACAGTCTCAAGTGCACTTACAAGTACATCTTCAGATAATTTAAATCCATTTTCTGATATTGTAGGGATATTGAAAACATTGGCTTTCAGAAACCTAGAAGCTGACACAAAATTCCCGTTTGAACCAGATGGGAAGCATAATGTTCCCCCTTCTTGGATGCAACAGAGAGCAAGCTTGTTAAGAAGAGGGAGTTGGCAGTCTGAATATATGACTTCGGAACTGCTGTCTGTTGAGAATCCATAGGTATCATTGACAAAATTTTGGATTGCGGTTGTAACGTCGGTTTCAGATTCTGCCACATTTTGCCTTGCAAAACTTTCAAAAATAGCTGCTTTTACTGAAAATGGCATGGGTAAATAACTTTTATCAACGTCCATGTGAATTAGGGGAATTTTATCTGAAGAAGTTACTGATAACTCAGCATCTTTAAGCACAGAGATGGCAGAACTAGCAAATCCAATCATCTCGCCAGCTTTCTCTTTCTCAAATTGTCTCTGTGAGGACAAACAAACAAGACAACTGTGAATGAACATTctagacaaaatatataataggtttCAAGAATTTCAACTAGCAAATTATCGGGTTGAGATACAGAAATCATTATAGGGTCAAACCTCAGCAGGTGGATGACGATCAGAAAGCTGAAAAGCCAGAAGATCATGTAAAATACGACCATAATAGTGTTGGCTGATTGATGCAGTATTCCCTTCTAATAGTTCTACTGTCCTGGACATTGCTTTAAAAATACTTTCTTCTTCAGAGATAACAAAGGCTACCTCCAGATCAGAGTAAACCTGGAAAAATGTTGGCAAACTATATTAACAGAAACACACAAGGCAACAACAATTCAACTATATCTACAActataattgatttgaaagaAAAGGATACCTGATTTTTCAATAAGCCACAGATAATTGCCGCATGCGAGGGTAGATATGTTCCTGAAAGATATTTCAGGACACCATTCGCACTGGGTAAACTGGATAACTCAAAGTGGTCTGAAATATCCAAGAAAAGACGAGATCCAATTTCTCTTGTGGCATCAAGAAGGTGCTGAAAAGCCGAACTAGTGATAGCCTCAAAACTAGCTATTCCAGTTACTACCACTTGTGGCTTCAACTTCTTAATCAGCTCTATCATCAAATCTGACTGGCGTGGGGCTTCAATTACAGTAAGAGTATCCTCCGTCTCTGAATTCTGTAAcgaaaatatttattaacttagcATCAACTTCACAACTAAAGTAAGTCATTTTCATAGGTCATGTTTTAAATCAACACGTGAATAGAAACATCAAAATGCTCTCTTAAGCATTCTAACTCATACTCTGTAAGAGCATAACCGTGCTGCTTACAGGTTGACAAAAAATGATATTATCTGAGGACAGAACAGAAAATAAAGaagtaaatgtattttttttcttttgaaaaggGTATATATACCGAGACAAAATAGAGAGGTATATATAGTTTTAGTACCTCCAAACATCAGAATACAACTAGGAAATGCAAAGATGAAAGCATAAATATGTTCTTGAGATCACCCCAAACAAAGGGATGAAAATCAAATCTGGAATGATGTGGTGCTCTGTTACAAGATCGTTGGGGTAAATTACTGTACAATTACAATTGGTTGTTTTATAATGAATGGGATTTGGACAATAGTTATGCTCTTGTGTTTCAAGGAAATTTGAAAGTGATTTGTTCACTTTTCGAATTTTTCATTTTTGCCCATGTTTTGCATGgtgatttctttatttaacaTCATATATTGTCCTTCTATAGAAAAGTACCTGTATTGCCAATGATGTTAACCATTTCCTAGGTAGATGCCGACTGAGATGTTCGTCAACTATAGCAAGTCGGGGTGAGAATAACCGTAGAGCATTCTCAATTGCTGCTGCCCTAGAAGGAAAAACCACAACATTCTGAAAAAATCACCAAGAATACACGAGTCAATCTAAGTTTGCTTAAATTGGAGAGaacttaaaaaaacataaaaataaattcacttTGCACTAGACTGTCTTTCCATGCTAATTACACTAGTACACATGAATAGAAACATCAATATACTCGAACAATAACATTATCACTTGCTTAATTTAACCATGCCCACCTTAAGAACTCAACAGGAAACTGATAACCAAATCTTATAGAGATAGAAACAATTAGGAACACTCATTTTTCCAAGCAAAGAAAATAAAGTGATAGAAAGATCTCTTACATCAGCTGTAAGAGGAACGTGATGGTAAGTTTTCATAAAGTCTGCAATGAGATTCCTGAATCGTTTGCTTCCAGCAGGAGGCTCATAGGGCAAGTAGGAAATTTCTTTGAGCATACTAGCAAGATAAGCTAGGAACGAGATCTTTTCATCAGCAACAGAATCATCCACAAAAGATAAGTCTAGAGAATTGCTGATGTCATGATATCCATTCTTGAGAAACTCAAAGATTGTTTTAACCTGTAATTGTAACTCATTACTCAATTTGTGTTTACTTTCACTGAAAGATTCTTTTGATGACATTTACGTTTGCACAGAGAGTCTCAGTGTTCATACCTGATTTGGTTGACGAATTTGACAACTATATACTGATAAAGCATGAGAAATACGACCACCTGCCTTTCCATAGGCCCATGCTGTTCGAGCACATATTGGCTGATCTCCAGTAATCCCCATGAAGAACTCAAAACGATGTCGACTATTCTTCTCTATCTCTACCAATGCTGAGATATCTGTATCAGCAGCCTGCAAACAGCAAATTTCAACAAGTGCACACTTTGATAGGTATAATATTATCAGTGAAGAAGTAAATACCTGAAGAATTTTAGTCTGCCACATTTTATTAACTAGCACGCCACGACGTTCAAACAATCGCTTGCAAACACCTTGTCCAGGACGGCCTCCTATATTGAAAATCATTATTCCAAGAGGCTTGATAACAGAAATTCCTTCTTCAACTGCCCTTGCAATTAAACCCAGTCCAAATTGATCCTCGACAAAGCCCTAAatcacataaaattattttcaaacacaTTTAAAATGAAGTAGCTGAGGACATGCCACATTCAAATGCAACTGTAGTTACTATAATAGAGAGGATGATACACTGACATTTACAATGAAAACATAAGAGCAGATCATTCATGTACAAACCCAAGTAATCTACAGACCTGAAGAGCACAA includes:
- the LOC124942826 gene encoding methionine S-methyltransferase isoform X2, with the protein product MAVKGLWNSIDEFLNQCKQSGDTAYAALRSLLERLENPDTRTEARIFLSHLQKRFPTKEESDQCIETFHFQIQDIYLEQAEGYQKRKKLTMMVIPSIFMPEDWSFTFYEGLNRHPETIFRDKTVSELGCGNGWISIAIAEKWLPSKVYGLDINPRAIKISWINLYLNALDENGALIFDSEGKTLLDRVEFHESDLLGYCRDNHIELERIIGCIPQILNPNPDAMSKLITENASEEFLYSLSNYCALQGFVEDQFGLGLIARAVEEGISVIKPLGIMIFNIGGRPGQGVCKRLFERRGVLVNKMWQTKILQAADTDISALVEIEKNSRHRFEFFMGITGDQPICARTAWAYGKAGGRISHALSVYSCQIRQPNQVKTIFEFLKNGYHDISNSLDLSFVDDSVADEKISFLAYLASMLKEISYLPYEPPAGSKRFRNLIADFMKTYHHVPLTADNVVVFPSRAAAIENALRLFSPRLAIVDEHLSRHLPRKWLTSLAIQNSETEDTLTVIEAPRQSDLMIELIKKLKPQVVVTGIASFEAITSSAFQHLLDATREIGSRLFLDISDHFELSSLPSANGVLKYLSGTYLPSHAAIICGLLKNQVYSDLEVAFVISEEESIFKAMSRTVELLEGNTASISQHYYGRILHDLLAFQLSDRHPPAERQFEKEKAGEMIGFASSAISVLKDAELSVTSSDKIPLIHMDVDKSYLPMPFSVKAAIFESFARQNVAESETDVTTAIQNFVNDTYGFSTDSSSEVIYSDCQLPLLNKLALCCIQEGGTLCFPSGSNGNFVSASRFLKANVFNIPTISENGFKLSEDVLVSALETVNKPWLYLCGPTINPTGLIYSNEELEIILSVCAKIGARVIIDTSFSGLEFDAKNSDAWDLTNILNKLHESSKPSFCTFLLGELSLKTLTGGLTFGFLVLGEPDLIDEFHSLSGLSKPHKTLKYSAKKLLELRGQKSSVFMTSVEEQKQLLKIRSKRLKETLEKCGWDVIESHGGISMLAKPSVYLGKTIKLNGGGDDMTNSFESNLDDDSNIREAMLKSTGLCIYSGKWTGAPGYCRFTYALEESQFESALDCILKFKDIVNI
- the LOC124942826 gene encoding methionine S-methyltransferase isoform X1, with amino-acid sequence MAVKGLWNSIDEFLNQCKQSGDTAYAALRSLLERLENPDTRTEARIFLSHLQKRFPTKEESDQCIETFHFQIQDIYLEQAEGYQKRKKLTMMVIPSIFMPEDWSFTFYEGLNRHPETIFRDKTVSELGCGNGWISIAIAEKWLPSKVYGLDINPRAIKISWINLYLNALDENGALIFDSEGKTLLDRVEFHESDLLGYCRDNHIELERIIGCIPQILNPNPDAMSKLITENASEEFLYSLSNYCALQGFVEDQFGLGLIARAVEEGISVIKPLGIMIFNIGGRPGQGVCKRLFERRGVLVNKMWQTKILQVFTSSLIILYLSKCALVEICCLQAADTDISALVEIEKNSRHRFEFFMGITGDQPICARTAWAYGKAGGRISHALSVYSCQIRQPNQVKTIFEFLKNGYHDISNSLDLSFVDDSVADEKISFLAYLASMLKEISYLPYEPPAGSKRFRNLIADFMKTYHHVPLTADNVVVFPSRAAAIENALRLFSPRLAIVDEHLSRHLPRKWLTSLAIQNSETEDTLTVIEAPRQSDLMIELIKKLKPQVVVTGIASFEAITSSAFQHLLDATREIGSRLFLDISDHFELSSLPSANGVLKYLSGTYLPSHAAIICGLLKNQVYSDLEVAFVISEEESIFKAMSRTVELLEGNTASISQHYYGRILHDLLAFQLSDRHPPAERQFEKEKAGEMIGFASSAISVLKDAELSVTSSDKIPLIHMDVDKSYLPMPFSVKAAIFESFARQNVAESETDVTTAIQNFVNDTYGFSTDSSSEVIYSDCQLPLLNKLALCCIQEGGTLCFPSGSNGNFVSASRFLKANVFNIPTISENGFKLSEDVLVSALETVNKPWLYLCGPTINPTGLIYSNEELEIILSVCAKIGARVIIDTSFSGLEFDAKNSDAWDLTNILNKLHESSKPSFCTFLLGELSLKTLTGGLTFGFLVLGEPDLIDEFHSLSGLSKPHKTLKYSAKKLLELRGQKSSVFMTSVEEQKQLLKIRSKRLKETLEKCGWDVIESHGGISMLAKPSVYLGKTIKLNGGGDDMTNSFESNLDDDSNIREAMLKSTGLCIYSGKWTGAPGYCRFTYALEESQFESALDCILKFKDIVNI